AAGGGGGGCAGCACCGGCGTCGGGGCCAGCGCAAGCGGCAGCTGGTTGGTGGTGCGCGCGTGGTCGTCTTGCGGGCGCAGCAGGGACATGCTCAGACGGTAGAGGCCGGCAGGCAGATCGGGTGGGACGGTGAAGCGGATCTGATTGCTGTTGCCGCCGTCGATCGCGAGGCTGCGACTGAGCTGCAGCGCCGCTATGCTCAGCGTGACGTGGCGGTCCGCGCCGTCCAGGTGATGGCCGTCGACACGAACCTCGCTGCCCGACGTCGCCACCGGATGGCCACCGGCCGGAATCACGGCCTCGAGCGTTGGCAGTGGCGGTACCTTCCCGGTGAACACACTGATTCCACGCTCGCGTCCCGATGCCGGTTCGACGCCGCCTCTGCTGAGTACCGGAAGCGCGCTGCGCGCCGGCCTGATCGATTCGATCAGCACCACCGACACCTGGAAGGCCGCCGTGGGCCGGTAGCGTGCCTGCAGCGCGGACCACAGGCGGGACATTTCCTCGCTGCCGATTGCCGATGGCGTGATTCTGAGCAGTTCCACCTGCTCGGCAAGGTCCGCACTGCGCAGGCTCTGGTAGATGGTGGGGAGAATGGCACCGTCGACGATCTCGGGCTGCAGTGCGCGACGGATTGCTTCGCGCGGAATGACCGGGTTTTCGTGCAGCAGCTGGAGTGCGTAGCCGAGCAGCACTTCGGCCTGCAGGTCTGCGCGTCCATAGGCCGTCAGCAGGTAGTGCAGGTCGAGCGCCAGCGGCGGGTTGCTGATGCGCCCGCCGGCGCTGTCGCGGCTGGGCAGGGCAGCGTTGCGCCACGCCGGATTGGGCGTCACCTGGTGCAGAAAGAGGTTGAGCTGTGGCGCCGTCTTGTCGTCCAGCGACACCGTGTCGGGTGCGCCGGCGCTGACCATCACACCGGCGCCCAGTGCGTCGTTGATGGCATGGTCGATCAGGCCCGAGTCCAGCAGGTCCTTCAGGACCGCAGTGACAGCGGCAATCGCAAGCGCATTGCTCATGATCCGCCTCCCTGACGACGGGCGAGATAGTCGGAGAGCGACAGTGGCGCCGGGCCGCAACGCTGCGGCGGCGGAGGCGCCGGGCGTTGCGGAGGATTGATCTCCAGGCGACCGATCGTGATGTGGACCTCCGGTGCCGCATCCGTGTCATCGGCCGGCTTGCGTGGCTGCGCCTCGCTCCGCAGGCGTTCGGACGCAGCAGCCAGCCGGACTGGCGATCCAGCTGCCCGCGCAGGCAGCGGGCGGGTCGGCACGGCGTCGTTTGCGGTCGGTTCGGCCTCGTCCTGTACGGCTGGCGTGGGTTGTCTTGCGGGCGAAACCAGACGCTCGATCAGGCTGTCGAGGTCCCGGCTTGAGCCAGCACGCAGGGGCGTCGCGGCGGGCTGTACTTCCGACTGCGGCTGGCGTGCCTCGGGTGGTGCGAGCGCAGCGGGACGTGTGCGATGAGGCGCGTCCGTGAATGGGGCGTCGAAGGCTGGCGCTGAGTCGGTGTCCGGTGTTGAGCCGCTGCGGGTGGGCTGAGCGCGCTGGCGCTCGGGTGCGGGACGGTTCTCGCGTTCGCCTGGACCGGGCGTGTCGGGCTTTGCCAGCGCTGCGTGCTGGAGGGCGGCGGCGCGCGGGGCCGGGGAGGGGAGCAGGGGCTGTGGCGTGCGTGCGGCGTCTGCCATGTGCGGGGTGGGCGTCATGGTCTGAGCGTGAGCGGCGTCGCGGTCTGGTGTGGAACTGCCGTTAGTGTCCGGCTGTGACAGGCCGGGCTCGAAGGTCGGCGCGGGGCCTTCTTCCATCGGGGCGCGTGTTGCGGCGGTCGCATAGGGCAGCGTTGCACGGCTGCGCGCCCGGTGGCTGATGCCGAGGCTGCGTCTGGCGAGTTGAAGGAGATATCCGCTCATGTCGCCCTCAACCGATCAGGTCCAGATAGGCGGCACGCCGTGCCGGGCTCAGGGCGAGGATGTCGGCTTCGCGCCAGCCGTAGGCGAGGGCCAGCCGATGGACCGCATGCAGCAGCTCGCGTGCGCGGGCGCCGAGTTCGTCCCAGAACCAGCTGCCGACATCGAGCAGGGCGTCCCAGTGCTCGCCGCATTCGCTGCAGTGCATGCCGAGACGGATGTTTGCTGCCGGGTCCAGGTCTTCCATCAGGGCTTCGAGCGCGGCGGCCTGTGCGGCCGAGATGTCTTCGCTGCCCGCAACATGGCAGCGCGCGAGCAAGTGCCGGGCGACGCGCTCGGGGTCGTCCGCCGCGAGCGCGAGCGCCTGGTCGCGGCTCGAAGGCAGGCGCCATTGACCGCCATCGAGCTCGATCAAGGCATCGTCCGCTGGCAGCGGCAGTGCGGCCAGCAGCGTGTCGCCATCAACCGAGAACTCCATCATTGCGCCACAGCGCGGGCAGGCATCGTAGCCGTCGAGCTGCGCGCCGAAGGTGGCGTTGCGCAGTGCCAGCAGGCGGGCTTCGCGCCAGCCCACCGGATGGTCGGCAAGCCCGTCCGGCGCCTCCTCGGGCAGTCCCAGGGCGAGCGCAAGCAGTGCGCGGTCTATCGGATGCCGGGACTGACCGGCGTCCCACAGATAGAGGAGTTGCGAAGCGCTGAGTGGCCGCATAAGCGGGCTCCGTCAGGCCGGCTCGACGTAGCTGGGTTCACTGGGTTCGCTCACTTCGTAATCCCGCTCCCAGCCCTCGTTCTCGAGCTTGATCTGCTGTATCGCCACCGCGTTGGCATTGGCGTCGAGGTCGGGCAGGGCCTGATACTCGGACACCCAGCAGCGGAACACCTTGTACGCCAGCGCGAGCTGGCCGGCTTCGTTGTAGACCTCGATGATCAGGTCCTTGCGGAAATCCTTGAGCGAGACTTCGCTGCCCAGGCCCGAGCCGAGGTTCCAGACCTTGTTGGCCCACTGCTCGAAGTCCTTGTCGTGGGTGACGCCGCGCTCGAGCGTGATGGCGTCGAACTTGCTGCGTCCCGGCGACTTGCGCGAACTGGACGGGTCGCCCCCTTCGCGGTGCTCGACGACTTCGGTGCTGCGTTTGAGCGCGGACACCTTGCTGATGCCGGCGACGTAGCGGCCGTCCCATTTCACGCGGAATTTGAAGTTCTTGTAGGGATCGAACCGTTGCGAATTGACGGTGAACTGCGCCATGGTGCGGCCTCCTCGAATGCGATGACGGGTATGCGGGGCGATGGGTCAGTACGCCTACACCTGAATCTGTCCGGCGAGTTGCTGAATGCTGATGACGACGAATTCCGCCGGTTTGAGCGGCGCGAAGCCGACCAGGATGTTCACCACGCCGCGGTTGATGTCGTCCTGCGTCGTGGTTTCGCGGTCGCACTTCACCAGGTAGGCGTCACGCGGTGAGGAGCCCTGGAAGGCACCCTGGCGGAACAGCCCGTTCATGAAGGCGCCGATATTGAGCCGGATCTGCGCCCACAGCGGTTCGTCGTTGGGTTCGAACACCACCCACTGTGTGCCGCGGTAGAGCGACTCTTCGATATACAGCGCGAGCCGTCGCACGGGCACGTACTTGTACTCCGAGCTCATCTGGTCCGCACCGCGCAAGGTGCGCGCGCCCCAGCACACTGCACCATAGACCGGGAAGGTGCGCAGGCAATTCACGCCGAGCGGATTCAGGCTGCCGTTCTCACCGTCGGTGAGCGTGAGCGCCAGCGACTGCACGCCGGACAGGTTGGCATCGGTGCCGGCGGGCGCCTTCCACACGCCGCGGCTGCCGTCGGTACGGGCGTACAGGCCGGCGATCGTGCCGCTCGGCGGTGTGAGCCGCGGCTTGCCGTTCTTGAGCGGGTCGGCCACATGCGTCCAGGGGAAGTACACCGCGGCATGATCGGATTTCGGCAGGTCGGTGCCGGACGCCGACTGCACCATGGTGGCCACGTCGGTGGCCGAAGGCGGGGCGTCGATGATGAAGAAGGCCCTGCGCTCCTGGCAATAGCTGGCTGCATCGGTCAGCACGCCACTGTCGGTGATGCCAGGCATGACCAGCAGGTTGAACAGGTCCACGTCTTCCAGTGCGTACAGACCCTCGCGCTTGCTACGACTGCCGATGAACGCGGGGTAGATGTCGGCCGCGGCATAAGGGGTCTCGCTGCCGCCGCCGAGGAAGGCATCGGTGGGCGGCGGCGACAGGACGGCGCCTGTGAGCAGGTGAAGGCCGGTTGCGATGTCATTGCTCGCGGCGGCGCTCACGGCGATCGCCGAGCCCGCGCCACGCGAACCGGACGCAAGCACCAGGATGCTGCCCTGAACGCTCGCCACGAAATCGCGATAGGCGGGGTTGCCGGGTTTGAGCGCACGAACCGCTGCCTGCAGACGGGCTGCGACATCGGCCATTTTCGCCCCGAGGTTGGCGCCGGCCGCCGGGGCAACGCCGATATCCACAAGGTCGGGCCCGTAACCGTCGAGGCTGATGCGAAGGCTGCTGTGCGTCGCATCGGGCAGCGCGTCCAGATCGTTTGCGGCGAACGCACCGCTGGTCAGCGTTGCGGGGTCGGGCAGTCGTGCCGGACGGATTGCGGCGACCGCATCGGCTTCGATGCCGCCTGCAGCCGCACCCAGCTTGAGCACGCCCGCAGCATTGTTGCGCGCGCCGGCCAGCACCCGTACCGAGGAGAACTCGCCCCCGCTGCCCGAACCCAGAACGAGGGTGGAACCGGTGCGGGTGCAGGTGAAGTTGAGCAAGGCCGGCTTGCCTGCGGCCTGTGCCCGAACCTTGGCCTGGATGGCCGCGGCAAGGGTGGTCAGGCGCTGGATGGCGGTGCCGCCGGCAATGTCCGCCGGCAGCGTGATGCTGACGGTGACCGACGGCAAGCCGTTGACCACCACCCGGAAGTCCGTATGTGTAGCGTCAATCACGGTAGCAACATCTGCAATCGCGCCGCTGGTCGAAGTGCCGGCGGGCAGTCCGTCGAGGGTTGCCTGAGGGACATCGCGGCTGACCTTCACCAGTTGCGACACGCCATTCACCAGGTCCGGCAGATAGCGCGCATCGGCCGAATTCATGGACACGTTGGCGTACTGCTCTGCGCGCCCGTCGCTGCTGCGGATGACGCTGAGGTTGAAGGTGCTGTCCGGCAGTGCGGTGGTGTAATCCACCCGCAACTGGATGTCGTTGCCGGATACACCGGCGTCGAGCGCGGTGACGGTGAGCACGTTGGCTGCGGTACTGCTGAGCAGGGTCCGGCTCGCGGGTGAGGCGTCCTTGACCACGCGCACGATCCACGCGTCCGCGCCGCCGTTGCCAAAAAACTGGCGCACGCCGTAGCTCATCTCGGAGTCGGCGGACAGGCCGCCAAAGTTGCGCTCGAAATCCGCGAAGCTGTGGATGCGAACCGCCTTGTTGACCGGACCGCGCGGTGCGGCACCGAGGAAGGCTGCAACGGAGGTGGCAACGCTGGAAATGGTGCGAACCCCGCTCGGAATTTCCTGGATGTAAACCCCGGGGGCGGCGAACTGGACGGGCATGACGGGCTCCTTTTCCGGGGCTGCCCCGATGGGCCACCCCGTCGTGATCGGGCAAAGCCGAACCGGTTGGAGACTGCATCCCGTGCGCAACGGTGCGACCGGAACCCCTGATCGATCCAGCTTCCTGGAACACCCTCAAAGGCGGGCGGAAAGATGCGCATGCGGTCTGCTCGGCCGCCGTGACGGCGCACGGCGGCTTGCGTTCCTGAATCAATCATCCCATTCACATCGGTCAGTGCGGGCGCGGACGAAAACGCCATGCGATGTGGCTGCCCGGCCTGCTGGTGACAGTCAGCATCTGGCCGGCCCCGGCTCTTTTCGGACAGGCAGGATGCGGCTTCGCGGCGTCATCTGGACGTACTTGCTCCCGGTGGCGTCGCCGATGCTGATAGCTTGAACTTAGACAAGGAGCAGTGGAAACTCAATGTGATATTTTTGCTTGACATGCCGGATTCGATGGGGGGTTGCGTGCTGCGACGAGGGTGCACCTCAAGCCACTCAAGGGCGGAGTCATCAGGCGTGATGCGGGGACGCGCTCAGGCGGGCGTGTCCGCGGCCACCGCCGCCATGTGGCGGTTGCGACCGGATCGTTTGGCGGCATACATCGCATCGTCGGCGGCGCGCAGCAGGGTTTCGATGGTGGTGCCGGCCTCTGGGAAGCGCGCAATGCCGATGCTCGCGCCGATGTGTATCGTTTCGCCCTCTATCGTCAGTGGCTGCGAGAGTGCGTGCAGGATCTTGTCGGCCAGCATGTCCGCATCGCCGGGCTCGCGCAGGCTGGGAAGGATGATGGTGAACTCGTCACCGCCAAGGCGCGCGACGGTGTCGCTTTCCCTGACCTGGGCCTGCAGGCGTTCGGCCACGGCAATCAGCAGGGTATCGCCTGCGGCGTGTCCAAGCCTGTCATTGACCGCCTTGAAGTGGTCCAGGTCGAGGAACATCAGGGCGCCGCTGCGGGCCTCCCTGCGCGCCAGCGCCAGTGCCTGGCCGAGGCGGTCGATAAAGAGCCCCCGGTTTGGAAGGTCGGTCAGCGGATCGTGATGGGCGGTATGTTGCATCCGCTCCTCGGTGTTCTTGCGCTCGGTGATGTCTTCGAGAATGGCGACGTAGTGTGTGACCGTTCCATTGGCATCAAGCAGGGGCGTGATGGTCTGGTCCACCGTGTAGCGTGAGCCCGTGCTGTGGGTGTTGATGAGTTCGCCATGCCAGGTCTTGCCGGCGCTGATCGAGTCACGGAAACGTGTATGGAGGTCCGGGTTGTCGTCCTTGGCGCTGAATATCATCGGGTTTGCACCCAGGATCTCGGCATCGGAGAAGCCGGAAAGGGTCGAGAGCGCGCGGTTGCCCCACAGAATCGTGCCGCTGCCGTCGGTGATATAGGCCGCATTGGCGACATTGGCCAGCGCGGTGTTCAGCAGGGTCAGCCACTCCTGCTGTACGGCGGACTCGAGTGAGACACCGACGCGATCTGCAAGGCCTTTGAGGACCTCCAGCGTGCTGGCGTGTCTGAATTGCCCTTTCCGACGACCGTAGAACGTGAGAACGCCCCAAGGCTTGCCGCGCAGCATCAGGGGCAAAAGGATGGATTCTCCGGCGCCGAGCGCATGGATGCTGCCCTCGCAGCCGTGACATCCGGCGTCGGCGAAATCCACGATTTCCGGTTCGCCGCTGCGCATCACCTTGGAGGCAGGCTGGCAATGAGGTGCGTCGTCCCAGCGCAGGGCGGCCTTGCTCAGAGCCTCGAGTGCGCCGCTGGCCTCGGTGTCCGAGGTGGCGATCACGGTAAGGCGGCCGTCTTTCTCCGCGCGCCCGATCCAGGCTCCGATAAAGTCGAAGATGGGTACGATGCGCTGGCAGAAGATACGCGCAATTGCGGCCAGTTCGGTCTTTTGCTGCAGGAGCAGATTGTCCATGCGGTTGAAGGTGGCCCCGATTGCGTTATTGCGCTCGTGCTCTGTCGTGTCCCGGGCGTAAACTGCGACGCTCTCGACCCTGCCGTTGTCGTCCTTGACCGGATAGAGGTTGTTGTCGAAGAAGCGTCCGTCGCGGCGGTCGTTCAGGTGCGTGGGCTCTCCGCTGATCACGACCTGCTGTATCGCGGCATTACGTGGTGCGACCAGTGCAGGTGGCAGATAGTCGAAGAAGTTCCGGCCACTCATGTCTTCGGGAGTCAGGTTGAAGCGCTGTGCGGCACAGGCGTTGATCTCGAGAATCACACCCGCGGGGTCGAGGAGCAGCACGGATTCGCTGCTTGCGTCCAGGAGCGCACGCATGCGCGCCCGGCTTTCGCGCACTGCCTGCGAAGACTGCTTCTGCTCGCTGATGTCGCGGACGAAACACACTGCTGACCACTTTCCATTGAGCCTGATGGCCGAGACCGACAGCGAAGCGGCAAACTCGCGGCCATCCCGGCTGCGACCGGTTACCTCGTGCTGCCTGCCATTGCGCTTGTAGTCGTCGCTTGCGATGAACTCGGAGAATTCTGCGCTGGCCCAGCCCATGAGGCGTTCAGGGATGACAAACTCAAGTACGTCACGACCGAGCACTTCGTCTGCGCTGTAGCCGTAGATCCGCCCGGCGGCGGGATTCCAGTACGAAATGCGTCGCTGTTCGTCGATCAGGAAGATCGCGTCCTGCGCCGTGGTGCAGATATTGCTGAAGCGTGCTTCGCTGTCACGCAGTGCCTGCTCTGCCTGCTGTCTTTCGGTGAGCTCTGCTTCAAGTTGCCTGTTCGCGGCCCTGAGCTCGGCCGTGCGTCGGGCGACCGCTTCCTCGAGATGCTGCTCGCGTTGAGTCTGTGCCGCTTCGTGCGCCTCAAGCTCGTCGAGCATCCGGTTGAAGCCGGTGGCGAGTTCGGCAAGTTCTCCATGACCTTCGACAGGCAGACGTTCGGCCTTGCCCCATGGTGCACCGATACCACGCATCGCCCGTGTGGAACGTTGGAGCGGGAGCGTGATGCTGCGTGCCACGAGCGAGGCGAGCAGCAACAGGACGATGCCGGCAATGCCCGTGCGCAGCACGGTGTTGGAGGTCTGATTCCAGATCGCTGCGTCAACGTCTTCAACGAATACACCGGAACCGATGACCCAGCTCCACGGCGCCACATTACGGACATAGGAGAGCTTCGGATAAAGCTCCGCGGGCTGATCGGGCGAGGACGCGGACCGGGGCCAGACGTAGCTCAGGTAACCATCTCCGCCGTGCTCGGCGAGTGCGCGGAGGGTTGCCTGCGTGTCCCTTGTCCCGTGCGTCGGTACCTGGGAAGGATCCGGGAGCGAACGCAGGTCCGGCACAAAGGTGAAGCGGGATGCGTCGAGCAGGCGACCCTCGAGCCTGGGCTGCAAGGGGTGCATCACCACTCTTGGATCCTTGCCGCTCATGTCGGCAATCCAGAGGTACTCGCTGTCCGAACGACGCATGGCACGAACGGCGCTGATCGCCGCACGTTGTGCGTCGGCGGCCGACAGCGTGCCATCCAGCTGCAGTGCGTGGAAATGCAGCATGACGTCGTGACCGGACACGACGAGGCTCTTGGTCTGAAGCTCCCTTTCGCGCCAGAGGGCATCGCGCAGCGCCATTCCATCGAGCAAGGCGCCGAGTACGACGCTACCGACCAGTATGGTCACGATCAACCATATGCGGTTGCGAACGCTCAAACGACTCAACCTGGAAAACATCAGAACCCCCTGCCGCAGTAGCTGTCCTTTCGCGCTGCCTTTCAGCGTGTCGGTGATCGCCTGCAGATCACCAGAAAAGGCTGTGGCTCCGTCCGTATTATCTAGGTCGTTCGTTATATTTCAGGTTGACGCAGGTCACACGTTTGATCGCAAGTTGAGGGAAGCGAACGTGCGCTGTGACGTAGTGCTTCCCTCGCGCACGCTCAGGCTCGTTCCGGGTGGCCGCGGCGCGTGACGGCGGTCGCCCCGGCGCAGCCTCAGACGTTCTCGGTGAAATGAAGATAGGGCAGGGTGTCAGTGCCGATGCGAACGCGATGGACCTCGGTCAGACCGTTGGCCTTGATCAGCACCGTGTATGCGCCGTGGTCGAAGGGGCCAATCATGCTGTCGGCGTCGAGCGCGATCTGGACG
This genomic interval from Parazoarcus communis contains the following:
- a CDS encoding DUF4255 domain-containing protein, with product MSNALAIAAVTAVLKDLLDSGLIDHAINDALGAGVMVSAGAPDTVSLDDKTAPQLNLFLHQVTPNPAWRNAALPSRDSAGGRISNPPLALDLHYLLTAYGRADLQAEVLLGYALQLLHENPVIPREAIRRALQPEIVDGAILPTIYQSLRSADLAEQVELLRITPSAIGSEEMSRLWSALQARYRPTAAFQVSVVLIESIRPARSALPVLSRGGVEPASGRERGISVFTGKVPPLPTLEAVIPAGGHPVATSGSEVRVDGHHLDGADRHVTLSIAALQLSRSLAIDGGNSNQIRFTVPPDLPAGLYRLSMSLLRPQDDHARTTNQLPLALAPTPVLPPFSAVRDGTTVTLMMDVVPALRPGQSVSLILGDHELSADPVFAPSSRLTFKLHNAPAPGTTHLVRLRVDGFESTIIDRVSTPVSYLDRRITLP
- a CDS encoding phage baseplate protein encodes the protein MRPLSASQLLYLWDAGQSRHPIDRALLALALGLPEEAPDGLADHPVGWREARLLALRNATFGAQLDGYDACPRCGAMMEFSVDGDTLLAALPLPADDALIELDGGQWRLPSSRDQALALAADDPERVARHLLARCHVAGSEDISAAQAAALEALMEDLDPAANIRLGMHCSECGEHWDALLDVGSWFWDELGARARELLHAVHRLALAYGWREADILALSPARRAAYLDLIG
- a CDS encoding phage tail protein — translated: MAQFTVNSQRFDPYKNFKFRVKWDGRYVAGISKVSALKRSTEVVEHREGGDPSSSRKSPGRSKFDAITLERGVTHDKDFEQWANKVWNLGSGLGSEVSLKDFRKDLIIEVYNEAGQLALAYKVFRCWVSEYQALPDLDANANAVAIQQIKLENEGWERDYEVSEPSEPSYVEPA
- a CDS encoding phage tail sheath subtilisin-like domain-containing protein yields the protein MPVQFAAPGVYIQEIPSGVRTISSVATSVAAFLGAAPRGPVNKAVRIHSFADFERNFGGLSADSEMSYGVRQFFGNGGADAWIVRVVKDASPASRTLLSSTAANVLTVTALDAGVSGNDIQLRVDYTTALPDSTFNLSVIRSSDGRAEQYANVSMNSADARYLPDLVNGVSQLVKVSRDVPQATLDGLPAGTSTSGAIADVATVIDATHTDFRVVVNGLPSVTVSITLPADIAGGTAIQRLTTLAAAIQAKVRAQAAGKPALLNFTCTRTGSTLVLGSGSGGEFSSVRVLAGARNNAAGVLKLGAAAGGIEADAVAAIRPARLPDPATLTSGAFAANDLDALPDATHSSLRISLDGYGPDLVDIGVAPAAGANLGAKMADVAARLQAAVRALKPGNPAYRDFVASVQGSILVLASGSRGAGSAIAVSAAASNDIATGLHLLTGAVLSPPPTDAFLGGGSETPYAAADIYPAFIGSRSKREGLYALEDVDLFNLLVMPGITDSGVLTDAASYCQERRAFFIIDAPPSATDVATMVQSASGTDLPKSDHAAVYFPWTHVADPLKNGKPRLTPPSGTIAGLYARTDGSRGVWKAPAGTDANLSGVQSLALTLTDGENGSLNPLGVNCLRTFPVYGAVCWGARTLRGADQMSSEYKYVPVRRLALYIEESLYRGTQWVVFEPNDEPLWAQIRLNIGAFMNGLFRQGAFQGSSPRDAYLVKCDRETTTQDDINRGVVNILVGFAPLKPAEFVVISIQQLAGQIQV
- a CDS encoding PAS domain S-box protein, producing the protein MTILVGSVVLGALLDGMALRDALWRERELQTKSLVVSGHDVMLHFHALQLDGTLSAADAQRAAISAVRAMRRSDSEYLWIADMSGKDPRVVMHPLQPRLEGRLLDASRFTFVPDLRSLPDPSQVPTHGTRDTQATLRALAEHGGDGYLSYVWPRSASSPDQPAELYPKLSYVRNVAPWSWVIGSGVFVEDVDAAIWNQTSNTVLRTGIAGIVLLLLASLVARSITLPLQRSTRAMRGIGAPWGKAERLPVEGHGELAELATGFNRMLDELEAHEAAQTQREQHLEEAVARRTAELRAANRQLEAELTERQQAEQALRDSEARFSNICTTAQDAIFLIDEQRRISYWNPAAGRIYGYSADEVLGRDVLEFVIPERLMGWASAEFSEFIASDDYKRNGRQHEVTGRSRDGREFAASLSVSAIRLNGKWSAVCFVRDISEQKQSSQAVRESRARMRALLDASSESVLLLDPAGVILEINACAAQRFNLTPEDMSGRNFFDYLPPALVAPRNAAIQQVVISGEPTHLNDRRDGRFFDNNLYPVKDDNGRVESVAVYARDTTEHERNNAIGATFNRMDNLLLQQKTELAAIARIFCQRIVPIFDFIGAWIGRAEKDGRLTVIATSDTEASGALEALSKAALRWDDAPHCQPASKVMRSGEPEIVDFADAGCHGCEGSIHALGAGESILLPLMLRGKPWGVLTFYGRRKGQFRHASTLEVLKGLADRVGVSLESAVQQEWLTLLNTALANVANAAYITDGSGTILWGNRALSTLSGFSDAEILGANPMIFSAKDDNPDLHTRFRDSISAGKTWHGELINTHSTGSRYTVDQTITPLLDANGTVTHYVAILEDITERKNTEERMQHTAHHDPLTDLPNRGLFIDRLGQALALARREARSGALMFLDLDHFKAVNDRLGHAAGDTLLIAVAERLQAQVRESDTVARLGGDEFTIILPSLREPGDADMLADKILHALSQPLTIEGETIHIGASIGIARFPEAGTTIETLLRAADDAMYAAKRSGRNRHMAAVAADTPA